DNA from Streptomyces rishiriensis:
GTGCGGAACAGCGCCCGGTCCGACCTCGCCATCGTGTCCGACCTGCGCCGCGCCACCGGTCGCTTCCCCGAGGACGCCCGGCTGGCCGAGCTGATCCGTGACCTCACCGCCGGCAGTCCGACGTTCGCCCGGCTGTGGGCGAGCGGCGCGGTGGGCGCCCACCGGGAGGACCGCAAGACGATCGAGCATCCCGAGGTCGGTCCCGTCGAAGTGGACTGCGATGTCCTGACCGACGGCGATTCCGACCTCAAGATCGTGATCTTGAGCGCCGTGCCCGGCAGCGCGCACGAGGCCAGGATGCGGCTCGCCCTGGCCGCCGGCCTCGACAGCGGTATCGGCCTCAACATCGGCAGCGCGCCCACGCGCACTCTCTGACCTCCGGACGTCCTCACCCGAGCCGGACCACGTCCGATGACGTCGGAAGCCGCCCGGCAGCTCGCCCGTCGCCCGTCGCGGAACGCTTCGCGACGGGCGACGGGCGACGGGCGACGGGCGACGGGCGACGGTGCCTGCGGTCAGCGCGCGGCGAGGAGTTCGAGGGTGTCGATCACTCGGTGGGAGAAGCCCCACTCGTTGTCGTACCAGGCGACCACCTTGACGTGGCGGCCGTCGACACGGGTGAGAGCCGAGTCGAAGATCGACGAGGCCGGGTTGCCGACGATGTCGGACGAGACGAGGGCGTCCTCCGAGTACTCGAGGACGCCGGCGAGCGGGCCCTCGGCCGCGGTGCGGTACGCCGCCAGCACGTCCTCGCGCGTCACGTCGCGGCCGACGGTCGTGTTGAGCTCGACGATCGAGCCCACCGGGACCGGCACCCGGATCGAGTCGCCGGACAGCTTGCCCTCGAGGTTCGGCAGCACGAGGCCGATCGCCTTGGCGGCGCCGGTGGTGGTCGGCACGATGTTCACGCCGGCGGCGCGGGCGCGGCGCGGGTCGCGGTGCGGACCGTCCTGGAGGTTCTGCTCCTGGGTGTAGGCGTGCACCGTCGTCATGAAGCCGTGCTCGATGCCGGCGAGGTCGTCGAGTACGGCGGCCAGCGGGGCGAGCGCGTTGGTCGTGCACGAGGCGTTCGAGACGATCGTGTGCAGCTCCGGGTCGTAGGCGTCGGTGTTGACGCCGTACGCGAGCGTGACGTCGGCGCCGTCCGAGGGGGCGCTGACCAGTACCTTCTTCGCGCCCGCGTCGAGGTGGGCGCGGGCCGCCTTGGCAGAGGTGAACCGGCCGGTCGCCTCCAGCACGATGTCGACCTCGAGCTCGGCCCACGGCAGCCGCGCCGGTTCGCGCTCGGCGAGCACCTTGATGCGGCGGCCGTCGACGACGAGGACGTCGCCGTCGACGGCGACCGGGCGGCCCAGCCGGCCGGCCGTCGAGTCGAAGGCGAGCAGCCGCGCGAGCGCGGCGGGTTCCGTGAGGTCGTTGACGGCGACGATCTCGAGGTCGCTGTCGCGCTGGAGGAGCGCGCGCAGCACATTGCGTCCGATGCGGCCGAATCCGTTGACGGCGATGCGAGTCATGAGTGATGTCCCTTCGGTTCGCCCACCAGCCTCGCGCAGCGGCGCCATTCCGTGACCCGGGCGTGCGCGCCATGGTTCGAAAGGATCTCGCCACGCGGCGCGCCCGGCCTGTCCGGGCGTGCCCCGGCTGCCCGGCGTCCCGGCTACTCGCCCTTCGCGAAGGTGCGCCGGTATTCGCTGGGTGTCGTGCCGAGGATCTGCTGGAAGTGCGTCCGCAGATTGGCGCCCGTACCGAGTCCGACGTCGCCGGCGATCTGCTCGACGCCGCGCTCGGACCGTTCGAGCAGCTCGCGGGCCATGTCGATACGGGCACGCATGACCCACTGCATGGGTGTGTACCCGGTGTCCTCGACGAAGCGCCGCGAGAAGGTGCGTTCCGAGACGGCGGCGTGCCGGGCGAGTGTCTCGAGGGTGAGGGGCTCGTGGAGCCGGTGCAGCGCCCACTCGCGGGTGGCGGCGAACCGCTCGCCCAGCGGCTCCGGCACACTGCGCGGCACGTACTGCGCCTGGCCTCCGCTGCGGTACGGGGCCGCGACCAGGCGCCGGGCCGCGTGGTTGGAGGCGGCCACACCCAGGTCGCGGCGCAGGATGTGCAGGCACAGGTCGATTCCGGAGGCTGCGCCGGCCGACGTCAGTACGCTGCCCTCGTCGACGAACAGGACGTTCTCGTCGACCTGGACGAGCGGGTGCTTCGCCGCCAGCGCCCGGGTGTAGTGCCAGTGCGTCGTGGCGCGCCTGCCGTCGAGCAGACCGGTCGCCGCGAGCGCGAAGGCCCCCGTCGAGATGGCGGCCAGCCGAGCGCCCCGGGCGTGGGCGGCCAGCAGAGCGCCGAGGACCGCCCGCGGCGGGTCGTCGAGATCAGGGAAGCGGTAGCCGGGCAGGAACACGACGTCGGCCCACTCGAGCGCGTCCAGGCCATGGGCCACGTGGTACGACAGTCCGTCCCCGCCGGTCACCAGACCGGGCGCCGCGCCGCACACCCGCACCTCGTACGGCATGCTCGCGCGGGTCGTGAAAACCTGCGCGGGAATGCCGACGTCGAGCGGCTTGGCACCCTCGAGCACAAGGACGGCGACACGTTGCAGGCGGGAGGACGACACGCGCAACAGGGTACGGGGGTACGGACCACGGTATCGGCGCCACCGCCCGTCACCGGTGGTCGGGCGTACCCCCGGTACAGCGTGGTGATCCGGGTTCCTCGCGCTCACGCCCCCGGCCGCTTGGGGCGTCGGCGTCGTCTGCGCGTGCGGCTTGCCGCCGCACGGGAGCCGCGAGACGCAGCGGCACCACGCCGGGTCGCGACCGGTGACGACCCGGGTCGGGGTGGCGCGGCCGCCGGCGCCCCCGTGCGGCCGGCTCGTGGTGCCACGGGTGTCTGCCACGGCCGCCGGGCCCCACTCCGGAGGCGGCGCGACACGGGCTGCCGGATAGTGGAACGCGTCGGAATCCTGGGGATTGGACGCTCATGGACCGCTACCCTCCCATCGCCAACCACGGTCTGGTGGGCGACCTCCAGACCGCCGCCCTGGTGTCCTCCCAGGGCGTGGTGGACTGGTTCTGCTCACCGAGGTTCGACTCGCCCAGTGTCTTCGCCGCGCTGCTGGACCACGACCGCGGCGGACACTTCCTGCTGACGCCCGAGCATGCCGACGTGACGTGCAAGCAGCTCTACTATCCGGACACCGGCGTGCTGGTCACGAGGTTCATGTCGCTGGAGGGCGTCG
Protein-coding regions in this window:
- the gap gene encoding type I glyceraldehyde-3-phosphate dehydrogenase, whose protein sequence is MTRIAVNGFGRIGRNVLRALLQRDSDLEIVAVNDLTEPAALARLLAFDSTAGRLGRPVAVDGDVLVVDGRRIKVLAEREPARLPWAELEVDIVLEATGRFTSAKAARAHLDAGAKKVLVSAPSDGADVTLAYGVNTDAYDPELHTIVSNASCTTNALAPLAAVLDDLAGIEHGFMTTVHAYTQEQNLQDGPHRDPRRARAAGVNIVPTTTGAAKAIGLVLPNLEGKLSGDSIRVPVPVGSIVELNTTVGRDVTREDVLAAYRTAAEGPLAGVLEYSEDALVSSDIVGNPASSIFDSALTRVDGRHVKVVAWYDNEWGFSHRVIDTLELLAAR
- a CDS encoding GlxA family transcriptional regulator; the encoded protein is MSSSRLQRVAVLVLEGAKPLDVGIPAQVFTTRASMPYEVRVCGAAPGLVTGGDGLSYHVAHGLDALEWADVVFLPGYRFPDLDDPPRAVLGALLAAHARGARLAAISTGAFALAATGLLDGRRATTHWHYTRALAAKHPLVQVDENVLFVDEGSVLTSAGAASGIDLCLHILRRDLGVAASNHAARRLVAAPYRSGGQAQYVPRSVPEPLGERFAATREWALHRLHEPLTLETLARHAAVSERTFSRRFVEDTGYTPMQWVMRARIDMARELLERSERGVEQIAGDVGLGTGANLRTHFQQILGTTPSEYRRTFAKGE